The proteins below come from a single Methyloprofundus sedimenti genomic window:
- the purL gene encoding phosphoribosylformylglycinamidine synthase gives MLKIPGSSALSKFRIQKLLTDLQTIEPSISHISASYVHFAEVQHELSAADDKILRKLLAYGSETENRQQKGNITYWVVPRPGTISPWSSKATEIAQRCGLGIGRLERGTEFTLDCAVAIDQAKRHAIHALLHDRMMQTVVDTLEQLDLFVQHQPLPLSTVAIIECGRDALVQANSDLGLALSDDEIDYLVDSFKALSRNPSDVELMMFAQANSEHCRHKIFNASWTIDGIDQAKSLFSMIRNTAEKNPEGILSAYSDNASVAQGSLADVFIRNPISGEYSYTQEDAHLLMKVETHNHPTAISPYPGAATGSGGEIRDEGATGRGSATKAGLTGFTVSHLKIPGFEQPWETKFGKPERIASALDIMLEGPLGGAAFNNEFGRPNIAGYFRSFEQVVEGSGGDQLHGYHKPIMIAGGMGNIRPMLVNKHKIPAGSLIIILGGPAMLIGLGGSAASSQASGESAAELDFASVQRENPEMERRCQEVINHCNALGNETPIVSIHDIGAGGLSNAVPEIIHDCEQGGRFELRKVNSDDKGMSPMQIWCNEAQERYVVAIKPEALELFESFCVREHCLYAVIGEATDAEHLTLTDELFGDKPVDLPMSVLFGKSPKLHRDVTHLVTEHKALDFSGIAIKDAVERVLSFPAVADKSFLIHIGDRSVTGLVARDQMVGPWQVPVADVAVTASGFHATTGEAMAMGERTPLAVINAPASGRMAIAESLSNLAAAKIESLKHVKISANWMAAAGSPGEDAALFDTVRTVGMEICPELGIAIPVGKDSLSMKTVWNEAERETTMTSPLSLIITAFAPVTDITRTLTPELKNADSVLMLIDLGQGRNRLGGSVLAQVYQQMGCEVPDLDDTALFKAFFNSIQALTADDKLLAYHDRSDGGLLATVAEMIFAGRKGAELELDRLGEDVLGTLFNEELGAVVQVRQNDCDAVLDVFETAGLADCTHLIGWVTEENQQLTISYAGDVIYSAGRAELQHTWSEVSYRMQALRDNPDCAKQQFERIADNKDPGLTASLSFDVTENIAAPFAAVRPRVAILREQGVNGHIEMAAAFDKAGFTSIDVHMTDIISARVSLKDFVGLVACGGFSYGDVLGAGGGWAKSILFNERARNEFSDFFRRSDTFGLGVCNGCQMLSGLKELIPGAEHWPKFMRNHSEQFEARVAMVKIQDSPSILLKGMAGSSMPVVIAHGEGRAEFSGNDQGQALVALNYIDNYGELTEGFPMNPNGSPDGITGLTTTDGRFTIMMPHPERCFRTLQNSWQPADWSEDGAWLRMFRNARVWVG, from the coding sequence ATGCTTAAAATCCCTGGTAGTTCCGCATTATCAAAATTTAGAATCCAAAAATTACTAACTGACTTACAAACAATAGAACCTTCTATTAGCCATATTTCAGCGTCTTATGTACATTTTGCAGAAGTTCAACATGAACTCAGTGCAGCAGATGACAAGATTTTGCGCAAGTTATTAGCTTACGGCTCGGAAACAGAAAATAGACAACAGAAGGGGAATATAACTTACTGGGTTGTACCTCGACCTGGAACGATTTCACCCTGGTCCAGTAAAGCAACAGAAATTGCTCAGCGCTGTGGTTTAGGTATTGGACGTCTGGAACGAGGCACTGAGTTTACTCTTGACTGCGCAGTCGCTATTGATCAAGCAAAACGGCATGCCATACATGCTTTATTACATGACCGGATGATGCAAACGGTTGTTGATACACTTGAGCAACTGGATTTATTTGTCCAGCATCAGCCACTCCCTTTAAGCACTGTTGCTATTATTGAATGTGGACGTGATGCATTAGTGCAGGCAAATAGTGATTTAGGTCTGGCTCTATCGGATGACGAAATTGATTATTTAGTCGATAGTTTTAAAGCACTGAGCCGCAATCCTAGTGATGTTGAGTTAATGATGTTTGCTCAGGCAAACTCTGAACATTGTCGGCATAAAATTTTTAATGCTAGCTGGACGATCGATGGTATCGATCAGGCAAAATCATTATTCAGCATGATTCGTAATACCGCTGAGAAAAATCCGGAGGGTATTCTTTCAGCTTACAGTGATAACGCTTCAGTTGCCCAGGGATCGTTAGCCGATGTATTTATTCGTAACCCGATAAGCGGTGAATATTCGTATACGCAAGAAGATGCGCATTTATTAATGAAGGTGGAAACTCACAACCATCCAACAGCTATCTCCCCTTACCCTGGTGCAGCGACAGGTTCAGGTGGAGAAATTCGCGATGAAGGCGCAACAGGCCGGGGTTCAGCGACCAAAGCAGGGCTAACAGGATTTACCGTTTCACATTTAAAAATCCCTGGCTTTGAGCAGCCTTGGGAAACCAAATTTGGTAAGCCCGAGCGTATTGCTTCAGCTCTAGATATTATGCTGGAAGGGCCACTCGGTGGCGCTGCATTTAATAATGAATTTGGGCGGCCTAATATTGCCGGTTACTTTCGTAGCTTTGAACAAGTGGTTGAGGGCAGTGGAGGCGATCAATTACACGGCTATCACAAGCCAATTATGATAGCCGGTGGTATGGGCAATATACGCCCTATGCTGGTAAATAAACATAAAATCCCTGCTGGCTCGCTGATTATTATTTTAGGCGGCCCGGCTATGTTAATTGGCCTGGGTGGTAGCGCTGCCTCGTCACAAGCTTCTGGTGAAAGTGCAGCAGAACTGGATTTTGCCTCTGTGCAACGTGAAAACCCTGAAATGGAACGTCGTTGTCAGGAAGTTATTAATCATTGTAATGCTTTAGGTAACGAGACCCCCATAGTTTCTATTCATGATATAGGTGCAGGTGGTTTGTCGAATGCCGTACCGGAAATTATTCATGATTGCGAGCAAGGGGGGCGCTTTGAACTGCGCAAGGTAAATAGCGATGATAAAGGCATGTCACCAATGCAGATATGGTGCAATGAAGCGCAAGAGCGCTATGTCGTCGCAATAAAACCGGAAGCTTTAGAATTATTTGAGTCTTTTTGTGTGCGTGAACATTGTCTGTATGCCGTTATCGGTGAAGCAACAGATGCAGAGCATTTAACATTGACGGATGAACTATTTGGCGACAAACCTGTTGATCTTCCTATGTCGGTGCTGTTTGGTAAATCACCAAAATTGCATCGTGATGTGACTCATCTGGTAACAGAGCATAAAGCACTGGATTTCTCAGGGATAGCAATAAAAGATGCTGTGGAGCGTGTATTGTCGTTTCCAGCGGTCGCCGATAAAAGTTTTTTAATTCATATCGGTGATCGCTCGGTAACCGGGCTAGTTGCCAGGGATCAAATGGTAGGTCCATGGCAAGTGCCTGTTGCGGATGTCGCCGTCACGGCTTCAGGCTTTCATGCAACAACAGGCGAAGCAATGGCAATGGGTGAGCGCACCCCGTTAGCCGTTATCAATGCGCCTGCTTCGGGTCGTATGGCAATTGCCGAATCTCTCAGCAATTTAGCCGCGGCGAAAATCGAATCGCTCAAGCATGTTAAAATTTCTGCAAACTGGATGGCAGCGGCTGGAAGCCCAGGTGAAGATGCGGCATTATTTGATACTGTAAGAACAGTGGGTATGGAAATCTGTCCTGAATTAGGTATTGCCATACCTGTCGGTAAGGATTCCTTATCAATGAAAACTGTATGGAATGAGGCCGAGCGTGAAACCACGATGACTTCACCGCTATCATTGATTATTACCGCATTTGCACCGGTTACTGATATTACCCGTACCCTGACGCCCGAATTAAAAAATGCAGACAGTGTGTTAATGCTGATTGATTTAGGGCAGGGGAGAAACCGTTTAGGCGGCTCAGTGTTAGCGCAAGTGTATCAACAAATGGGGTGTGAAGTCCCTGATTTAGATGATACTGCCTTATTCAAAGCATTTTTCAATAGCATTCAGGCACTCACCGCAGACGATAAACTATTGGCTTATCATGACCGTTCAGATGGTGGTTTATTAGCAACGGTTGCGGAAATGATTTTTGCTGGACGCAAAGGAGCTGAGCTTGAACTGGATCGGCTAGGTGAAGATGTTCTGGGCACTTTATTTAATGAAGAGCTCGGAGCAGTTGTTCAGGTCAGGCAAAACGATTGTGATGCAGTGCTAGATGTATTTGAAACCGCAGGCCTGGCAGATTGTACGCATCTGATCGGCTGGGTAACAGAAGAAAATCAGCAACTCACTATTAGTTATGCAGGTGACGTCATCTATTCCGCTGGTCGCGCTGAATTACAACACACCTGGTCTGAAGTCAGTTATCGTATGCAAGCCTTACGCGATAATCCAGATTGTGCAAAACAACAATTTGAGCGCATTGCCGATAATAAAGATCCGGGGTTAACAGCGAGCCTGAGTTTTGATGTGACTGAAAATATAGCTGCGCCATTTGCTGCCGTGCGTCCACGTGTTGCTATATTAAGAGAGCAGGGCGTTAATGGTCATATCGAAATGGCCGCGGCTTTTGATAAAGCGGGTTTTACCAGTATCGATGTGCATATGACCGATATAATCAGCGCTAGAGTCAGTTTAAAAGACTTTGTAGGTCTGGTTGCCTGTGGCGGCTTTTCTTATGGGGATGTTTTAGGCGCCGGCGGTGGCTGGGCAAAATCAATTTTATTTAATGAGCGCGCCAGAAATGAATTTTCGGACTTTTTTCGCCGTAGCGATACTTTTGGTTTGGGCGTCTGTAATGGCTGCCAAATGCTATCCGGCTTAAAAGAACTCATTCCCGGCGCTGAGCATTGGCCCAAGTTTATGCGCAATCACTCAGAACAGTTTGAAGCACGCGTGGCGATGGTGAAGATTCAGGATTCACCCTCCATATTACTCAAAGGAATGGCCGGTTCAAGCATGCCAGTAGTCATTGCACACGGGGAAGGACGGGCAGAGTTTTCTGGAAATGATCAGGGACAGGCATTAGTCGCTTTGAATTATATAGATAATTATGGTGAGCTGACAGAAGGCTTTCCCATGAACCCCAATGGTTCACCTGATGGTATTACGGGGCTAACAACGACAGATGGTCGTTTTACTATTATGATGCCACATCCAGAGCGATGCTTTAGAACCCTGCAAAATTCATGGCAGCCTGCTGACTGGAGCGAAGACGGTGCGTGGTTAAGAATGTTTAGAAATGCACGCGTCTGGGTTGGTTAA